One Spinacia oleracea cultivar Varoflay chromosome 4, BTI_SOV_V1, whole genome shotgun sequence DNA segment encodes these proteins:
- the LOC130472143 gene encoding protein FAR1-RELATED SEQUENCE 5-like, with protein MICAPFVGMNHHCNNVVFGLGFLVNERIPSFIWLFESFLRSMGGGIPQTIMTDQAPAIAAAIRDVFPGASHRLCTWHLGENSKKNIATQRAMKGFTELFSYLLKYCDAVAEFEHYWPRFIKHYKCEKNVWLNNLYVIREHWCRAYSKDTFSGGALSSQRSESTNNSIKDRLRKTDGLCDFYHLFLDVISAWRSKENHHDYRVLRGNRHMAAANVSILVHARKVYTSYLYVKFEEQFLRGISLNQERTFEDAEKVVYLIWKPVTADLIRHEVTFNKITFESNCTCKHFSEVGLLCSHILRIYSIHCVSMLPEQYILKRWTKAAMCSAVVDEQSSKVNVVPASVWRFQTMRKFVRLVTSCQDFLEARVEIDTAFDLLRQKVESVRGAIDFAEPVEGIDVPGHDGKDGPSIKDPKKRRKKGETNERPKGIVEKECNKKKAWRKRAEKHAENVKAKAQASVQEFDALGNPLLYSHPSSGSELRVLGSSLEKGISGKSVVPDSVQEDICGKKAIPDVVDSLKCFVQGGFGSQSKKRKGIYSECAPISANTELNSPAARVSLYDEIMANFDK; from the exons ATGATATGTGCACCATTTGTTGGAATGAATCATCATTGCAATAATGTAGTTTTTGGTTTGGGGTTCCTGGTTAATGAGCGTATTCCTTCTTTTATTTGGTTGTTTGAATCTTTTTTGCGATCAATGGGTGGTGGAATACCTCAAACTATAATGACAGATCAAGCTCCTGCCATTGCTGCTGCTATTAGGGATGTGTTTCCGGGTGCTAGTCACCGTTTGTGTACATGGCATCTTGGAGAGAATTCAAAGAAGAATATTGCTACGCAGAGAGCTATGAAAGGTTTTACTGAGTTGTTTAGTTATCTTCTGAAGTACTGTGATGCTGTTGCTGAGTTTGAACATTATTGGCCAAG GTTCATTAAGCACTATAAGTGTGAGAAGAATgtatggttgaataatttgtatgtGATTCGAGAGCATTGGTGCCGTGCGTATTCTAAGGATACATTCTCTGGTGGAGCTTTGTCTTCTCAAAGGAGTGAATCGACTAATAATTCTATTAAAGATAGGTTGAGGAAAACAGATGGTTTATGTGATTTTTATCACTTGTTTTTAGATGTTATATCTGCATGGCGTAGCAAAGAAAATCACCATGATTATCGTGTATTGAGGGGAAATCGGCATATGGCTGCTGCCAATGTTAGTATACTTGTGCATGCAAGGAAGGTGTACACTAGTTATCTATATGTGAAGTTTGAGGAGCAGTTTCTGAGAGGAATTTCATTGAATCAGGAACGTACATTTGAAGATGCAGAAAAAGTTGTTTATCTGATATGGAAGCCTGTTACTGCTGATTTGATAAGGCATGAGGTTACGTTTAACAAAATTACATTTGAGTCCAATTGTACATGCAAGCATTTTTCTGAAGTGGGTTTATTGTGTTCTCATATTCTTCGTATATATAGTATACATTGTGTTTCTATGTTACCCGAACAATACATTTTGAAGAGGTGGACGAAAGCAGCTATGTGCAGCGCTGTTGTTGATGAACAATCCTCCAAAGTAAATGTTGTTCCTGCTTCTGTTTGGAGATTTCAAACTATGAGGAAGTTTGTTCGTTTGGTTACATCTTGTCAAGATTTCCTTGAAGCTAGAGTAGAAATTGATACCGCATTTGATTTGTTAAGGCAAAAGGTTGAGAGTGTTAGGGGTGCTATTGATTTTGCAGAGCCGGTTGAGGGCATTGATGTTCCTGGTCACGATGGAAAGGATGGTCCATCCATTAAAGATCCAAAAAAGCGTAGGAAAAAGGGTGAGACAAACGAGAGGCCTAAGGGTATTGTTGAGAAGGAGTGTAACAAAAAGAAGGCTTGGAGGAAACGTGCTGAAAAACATGCTGAAAATGTTAAAGCTAAAGCGCAAGCTTCTGTTCAG gaGTTTGATGCTTTGGGAAATCCTCTCCTTTATTCTCATCCAAGTTCTGGCTCAGAGTTGCGTGTATTAGGTTCATCCCTTGAG AAAGGTATTTCAGGAAAGAGTGTAGTACCTGATTCTGTGcag GAGGATATTTGTGGTAAGAAAGCAATACCAGATGTTGTGGACTCTTTGAAATGTTTTGTTCAG GGTGGTTTTGGTTCACAATCTAAGAAAAGGAAAGGAATATATTCGGAATGCGCTCCAATTTCTGCTAACACGGAATTGAATTCTCCTGCTGCTCGTGTATCGCTTTATGATGAGATTATGGccaattttgataaataa
- the LOC130472144 gene encoding protein FAR1-RELATED SEQUENCE 5-like — protein MASSVSTLCSMNDFTSKASIDAILAEINADNSSILSALMKELSKEVVVVEEASASELMLKEVRSDDEAYEMYNDYAFRKGFSIRKGLIRTSRRTGLWIMRRFLCSNSGFKDVKKETLRKYERSELRTGCTAFIQFSITNEGVWTVVRHNMTHNHHMIPADKRYLLRSQRDITGEQLKYLSSMKASGCRVSDLLRAMRKEVGGSPNLGFITADAYNALAAEKAMKLDGKDCNQLIRYFAQRQSSESDFYYDFELDEHGHLISFFWRDGRMKRDYEYFGDL, from the exons ATGGCTTCCTCTGTTTCAACATTATGCTCTATGAATGATTTTACTAGCAAAGCTTCCATTGATGCTATACTTGCTGAAATTAATGCTGATAATTCCTCAATACTCTCTGCGTTGATGAAGGAAT TGTCTAAAGAAGTAGTAGTGGTTGAAGAAGCATCTGCATCAGAATTAATGTTAAAAGAAGTTAGGAGTGATGATGAAGCTTATGAAATGTATAATGATTATGCATTTAGGAAGGGTTTCAGTATTCGTAAGGGATTAATTAGGACTAGTCGTAGAACTGGTTTGTGGATTATGCGCAGATTTCTTTGTTCTAATTCTGGCTTTAAAGATGTTAAGAAGGAAACGTTGAGGAAGTATGAGAGGTCTGAATTGCGTACAGGTTGTACTGCTTTTATTCAGTTTTCTATTACCAATGAAGGTGTTTGGACTGTGGTGAGGCATAACATGACTCACAATCATCATATGATTCCCGCTGACAAGAGATACTTGCTTAGGTCTCAAAGAGATATTACAGGGGAGCAGCTCAAGTATCTTAGTTCAATGAAAGCCAGTGGTTGTAGAGTGTCTGATTTGCTTCGTGCAATGAGAAAAGAAGTTGGAGGATCTCCTAATTTAGGGTTTATTACTGCTGATGCATACAACGCTTTAGCTGCTGAAAAGGCAATGAAACTTGATGGTAAAGATTGTAATCAGTTAATTAGGTACTTTGCTCAAAGACAATCATCTGAGAGTgatttttattatgattttgaGTTAGATGAACATGGACATTtaattagtttcttttggagGGATGGAAGGATGAAAAGGGATTATGAATATTTTGGTGATTTATAG